In the Thermococcus sp. MAR1 genome, one interval contains:
- a CDS encoding PLP-dependent aminotransferase family protein has protein sequence MEEKLMRKLGSGSLDFEAYFSEKAKGMKASEIRELLKLVEAGDVISLAGGLPAPETFPVETIKKIAAEVLTHHADKALQYGTTKGFTPLRLALAKWMEKRYGIPTSKVEIMMVAGSQQALDLIGRTFINPGDIVVVEGPTYLAALNAFKYYDPRFVTIPMDDDGMRIDLLEEKLEELRKRGEKVKFVYTVSTFQNPAGVTMSLERRKRLIELAKEYDFLIVEDGPYSELRYSGEPIPPIKHFDDEGRVLYLGTFSKILAPGFRLGWIAAHPHFIRKIEIAKQAVDLCANTLAQVIAWKYVEDGHLDEHIPKIIEFYKPRRDAMLEALEEYMPEGVRWTKPDGGMFIWVTLPEGIDTKLMAEKAISRGVAYVPGEAFFANRDVKNTMRLNFTYVPEETIREGVRRLAEVIEEEIKALKG, from the coding sequence GTGGAGGAAAAACTTATGCGCAAGCTGGGTTCTGGCTCACTGGATTTTGAGGCCTACTTCTCGGAGAAGGCCAAGGGTATGAAGGCGTCGGAGATTAGGGAACTCCTCAAGCTCGTTGAGGCGGGGGATGTCATCTCCCTTGCAGGCGGCCTTCCAGCTCCGGAGACGTTTCCCGTTGAGACCATCAAGAAGATAGCCGCCGAGGTTCTAACCCACCATGCCGATAAGGCCCTTCAGTACGGCACTACGAAGGGATTCACGCCCCTCCGGCTGGCGCTGGCGAAATGGATGGAGAAGCGCTACGGTATCCCGACCAGTAAAGTGGAGATAATGATGGTGGCAGGAAGCCAGCAGGCTCTGGACTTAATCGGGAGAACCTTCATAAACCCGGGGGACATCGTCGTCGTCGAGGGGCCAACCTACCTGGCGGCGCTCAACGCGTTCAAATACTACGACCCCAGGTTCGTTACCATTCCAATGGATGATGATGGAATGAGGATTGACCTCCTTGAAGAGAAGCTGGAAGAGCTGAGAAAACGGGGCGAGAAAGTAAAGTTCGTGTACACCGTTTCCACATTCCAGAACCCGGCTGGAGTGACTATGAGCCTCGAAAGGAGGAAGAGACTCATAGAGCTGGCCAAGGAGTACGACTTCCTTATCGTGGAGGATGGGCCCTACAGTGAACTCCGCTACTCCGGCGAGCCAATACCTCCTATCAAGCACTTTGACGACGAGGGTAGAGTCCTCTACCTCGGAACGTTCTCAAAGATACTCGCGCCCGGATTCAGGCTCGGATGGATTGCGGCGCACCCACATTTCATCAGGAAGATAGAGATAGCCAAGCAGGCCGTCGACCTCTGTGCTAACACCCTCGCCCAAGTTATAGCCTGGAAGTACGTCGAGGACGGCCACCTGGATGAGCACATCCCCAAGATAATCGAGTTCTACAAACCGCGCAGAGATGCCATGCTCGAGGCCCTAGAGGAGTACATGCCAGAAGGAGTGAGGTGGACCAAACCGGATGGTGGAATGTTCATCTGGGTGACCCTACCTGAGGGCATAGACACAAAACTCATGGCAGAGAAGGCCATAAGCAGGGGCGTTGCATACGTACCCGGTGAGGCGTTCTTTGCTAACCGTGACGTTAAGAATACCATGCGTCTCAACTTCACCTACGTCCCGGAGGAGACCATACGCGAAGGCGTCAGGAGACTAGCAGAGGTTATAGAGGAAGAGATAAAGGCCCTTAAGGGCTGA
- a CDS encoding ribose 1,5-bisphosphate isomerase yields MAVVKEVLEIAEEIRDMRIRGAGKIARSAAYALQLQAEKSKAANVDDFWSEMKQAAKILYETRPTAVSLPNALRYVMHRGKVAYAGGADFDQLKFIVINAAKEFIHNSEKAIERIGEMGAKRIEDGDVIMTHCHSKAAISVMKTAWEQGKDIKVIVTETRPKWQGKLTAKELASYGIPVIYVVDSAARHYMKMTDKVVMGADSITVNGAVINKIGTALIALTAKEHRIWTMIAAETYKFHPETMLGQLVEIEMRDPTEVIPEEELKTWPKNIEVWNPAFDVTPPEYVDVIITERGIIPPSAAIDILKEEFGWALKYTEPWEG; encoded by the coding sequence ATGGCGGTAGTGAAGGAAGTGCTTGAGATAGCGGAGGAAATTAGGGACATGAGGATTAGGGGGGCTGGGAAAATAGCCCGCTCTGCGGCATATGCGCTCCAGCTTCAGGCCGAGAAGAGCAAAGCAGCGAACGTTGACGATTTCTGGAGCGAGATGAAGCAGGCGGCCAAGATACTCTACGAGACGAGGCCAACAGCTGTTTCCCTCCCCAACGCGCTCCGTTACGTCATGCACCGGGGAAAAGTTGCCTACGCCGGCGGTGCCGACTTTGACCAGCTGAAATTCATAGTCATAAACGCGGCCAAGGAGTTCATTCACAACTCCGAGAAGGCTATCGAAAGGATAGGCGAGATGGGGGCGAAGCGCATAGAGGATGGAGACGTTATAATGACCCACTGCCACAGCAAAGCGGCGATAAGCGTCATGAAGACCGCCTGGGAGCAGGGCAAGGACATAAAGGTCATCGTCACTGAGACGAGGCCCAAGTGGCAGGGCAAGCTCACTGCTAAGGAGCTTGCTTCCTATGGCATCCCGGTAATCTACGTCGTTGACAGCGCCGCGAGGCACTACATGAAGATGACGGACAAGGTGGTCATGGGTGCAGACAGCATAACGGTCAACGGCGCGGTCATAAACAAGATTGGAACTGCGTTGATAGCCCTCACCGCCAAGGAGCACAGGATATGGACGATGATAGCTGCCGAGACCTACAAGTTCCACCCCGAGACCATGCTCGGCCAGCTGGTGGAGATAGAGATGCGCGACCCGACGGAGGTCATTCCGGAGGAGGAGCTCAAGACCTGGCCGAAGAACATAGAGGTCTGGAATCCAGCGTTCGACGTTACCCCGCCGGAGTACGTGGACGTCATCATAACCGAGCGCGGCATAATCCCGCCGAGTGCCGCCATCGACATACTCAAGGAGGAGTTCGGCTGGGCCCTCAAGTACACTGAACCCTGGGAGGGCTGA
- a CDS encoding C/D box methylation guide ribonucleoprotein complex aNOP56 subunit (functions along with aFIB and aL7a; guides 2'-O-methylation of ribose to specific sites in RNAs) gives MKAYLAENVRGIYAFDESGNLIDQRVFSGRPEASLDRLLKGEPSDELVSFLDELKGRGYDEFVLEDSELSRNLKELGYNATAEFPNIAGEKLRSSPEEFLGEKWFDEYFSVGVALTRLRIQEQSGARDKMIIQAIESLDDIDKVINLLVSRLREWYSLHFPELDEILPKHQQYVAFVKAVGPRENVSEEKLKSLGFPEGKVEKIIKAAEASMGAPLGKFDADIIMKLASEISDLYKLREQIEDYLETAMDEVAPNLKALVGAKLGARLLSLAGGLRELAMMPASTIQVLGAEKALFRHLRSGAKPPKHGVIFQYPAINRSPWWQRGKIARALAGKLAIAARVDYFSGEYIAEELKQEIEQRIQEIKQKYPNPPKRKAKPEKKKKKKFKGKEKRGKGFGGKKKEKAGRGKKGEKGKKRKKGGKR, from the coding sequence ATGAAAGCGTACCTTGCCGAGAACGTCAGGGGCATATACGCCTTTGACGAGAGCGGTAATCTCATTGATCAGAGGGTCTTCTCTGGAAGGCCGGAGGCAAGCCTCGACAGGCTTTTAAAGGGTGAGCCAAGCGACGAGCTGGTTTCTTTCCTCGACGAGCTTAAGGGGAGGGGCTACGACGAGTTCGTCCTTGAGGACTCGGAGCTGAGCAGAAACCTGAAGGAGCTTGGCTACAACGCTACCGCCGAGTTCCCCAACATAGCTGGGGAAAAGCTCCGCTCCAGTCCAGAGGAGTTTTTGGGAGAGAAGTGGTTCGACGAGTACTTCAGCGTCGGCGTTGCCCTGACTAGGCTCCGCATACAGGAGCAGAGCGGCGCGCGCGATAAGATGATAATCCAGGCCATTGAGTCCCTTGACGACATTGACAAGGTCATCAACCTTCTCGTTTCCCGTCTGAGGGAGTGGTACAGCCTGCACTTCCCTGAGCTTGATGAAATCCTTCCCAAGCACCAGCAGTACGTTGCCTTCGTCAAGGCAGTCGGCCCGAGGGAGAACGTCAGCGAGGAGAAGCTCAAGAGCCTCGGCTTCCCCGAGGGCAAGGTTGAAAAGATTATAAAGGCAGCGGAAGCCTCGATGGGTGCCCCGCTCGGAAAGTTCGACGCGGACATCATAATGAAGCTCGCGAGCGAGATAAGCGACCTCTACAAGCTCAGGGAGCAGATAGAGGACTACCTTGAGACGGCAATGGACGAGGTTGCACCTAACCTGAAAGCTTTGGTCGGTGCCAAGCTCGGCGCCAGGCTACTCAGCCTCGCCGGCGGACTCAGAGAGCTCGCAATGATGCCCGCCTCGACCATACAGGTACTCGGCGCCGAGAAGGCCCTCTTCAGGCATCTGAGGAGCGGTGCTAAACCTCCAAAGCACGGAGTCATCTTCCAGTATCCTGCCATAAACCGCTCACCGTGGTGGCAGAGGGGTAAGATAGCGAGGGCTTTGGCAGGAAAGCTAGCCATAGCGGCGCGTGTTGACTACTTCTCCGGCGAGTACATAGCCGAGGAGCTGAAGCAGGAGATAGAGCAGCGCATCCAGGAGATAAAGCAGAAGTATCCGAACCCACCCAAGAGGAAGGCCAAACCGGAAAAGAAGAAAAAGAAGAAGTTCAAGGGGAAGGAAAAGCGGGGCAAGGGCTTTGGTGGAAAGAAGAAGGAAAAGGCAGGAAGGGGCAAGAAGGGCGAGAAGGGTAAAAAGAGGAAGAAGGGCGGCAAGAGGTGA
- a CDS encoding fibrillarin-like rRNA/tRNA 2'-O-methyltransferase, whose amino-acid sequence MKIKKHKFPGVYVFVDEDGSEKIATKNLVPGQKVYGERLIKFEGEEYRVWNPRRSKLAAAILNGLKNFPIKPGSKVLYLGVASGTTASHVSDIVGWEGKVFGVEFSPRVLRELVPLVEERRNIVPILGDATKPEGYRALVPKVDVIFEDVAQPTQAKILIDNARIYLKSGGYAMISVKSRSIDVTKEPEQVFREVEKELASYFEVVERLSLEPYEKDHALFVVRKP is encoded by the coding sequence ATGAAGATTAAGAAGCACAAGTTCCCGGGCGTTTACGTCTTCGTTGATGAGGATGGTAGCGAGAAAATCGCGACGAAAAACCTTGTTCCAGGTCAGAAGGTCTACGGCGAGAGGCTGATCAAGTTCGAGGGCGAGGAGTACAGGGTCTGGAACCCGAGGCGCTCGAAGCTCGCCGCTGCGATACTCAACGGCCTCAAGAACTTCCCGATAAAGCCCGGCTCAAAGGTTCTCTACCTCGGAGTCGCGAGCGGTACCACCGCGAGCCACGTCAGCGACATTGTCGGCTGGGAGGGGAAGGTATTCGGCGTCGAGTTCTCGCCGAGGGTTCTGAGGGAGCTCGTTCCGCTTGTTGAAGAAAGGCGGAACATCGTGCCGATACTCGGCGACGCCACCAAGCCGGAGGGCTACCGCGCGCTCGTTCCTAAGGTTGACGTCATCTTCGAGGACGTCGCCCAGCCGACTCAGGCGAAGATACTCATAGACAACGCTAGAATCTACCTCAAGAGCGGCGGCTACGCCATGATAAGCGTCAAGAGCAGGAGCATCGACGTCACCAAAGAGCCCGAGCAGGTCTTCAGGGAGGTCGAGAAAGAGTTAGCCAGCTACTTTGAGGTCGTCGAGAGACTTTCGCTCGAACCATACGAGAAGGATCACGCGCTGTTTGTCGTGAGGAAACCATAA
- a CDS encoding hydroxymethylglutaryl-CoA synthase, with translation MKKLLKPRREVGIVGYGAYVPMYRIKAEEIGRVWGVSSFPIEEKAVPGLDEDALTIGIEAARNALRRAGIDPKLIRAVWFGSESKPYAVKPTGTVIAEAIGATPDVSTADFEFACKAGTEALQTAIGFVGSEMADYAMAIGADTAQGRPGDHLEFTAGAGGAAFIVGPKSSETLAYFEGSYSYVTDTPDFWRRQHEHYPRHGNRFTGEPAYFHHIVNAANTLMEELGLTVDDFDYAVFHQPNVKFPLTVAKILGIPKEKVLPGLLTGIIGNTYSGATMVGVSAVLDIAKPGDRILWVSFGSGAGSDAFSVVVQDAIEEKRELAPKTMDYVNRKRYIDYALYAKARRKYIV, from the coding sequence ATGAAAAAGCTCCTGAAGCCGAGGCGCGAAGTCGGCATCGTCGGCTACGGTGCCTACGTCCCGATGTATAGAATCAAGGCCGAAGAGATAGGAAGGGTCTGGGGAGTTTCCAGCTTCCCCATTGAGGAGAAAGCCGTTCCCGGTCTCGACGAGGACGCGCTCACGATAGGAATTGAAGCGGCGAGAAACGCCCTCAGGAGAGCAGGAATAGACCCGAAGCTTATTCGCGCTGTCTGGTTCGGAAGCGAGAGCAAGCCCTACGCGGTCAAACCGACTGGGACAGTCATCGCTGAAGCAATCGGTGCAACTCCCGATGTAAGCACGGCTGACTTCGAGTTCGCCTGTAAGGCGGGAACCGAGGCTCTGCAAACCGCTATAGGCTTCGTCGGCTCGGAGATGGCCGACTACGCCATGGCCATTGGCGCTGATACAGCCCAGGGAAGGCCCGGCGACCACCTTGAGTTCACAGCCGGGGCGGGAGGAGCGGCCTTCATAGTCGGACCGAAAAGTTCTGAGACTCTCGCTTATTTCGAGGGAAGCTATTCATACGTCACCGATACGCCTGACTTCTGGAGGCGCCAGCACGAGCACTACCCGAGGCACGGTAACAGGTTCACCGGCGAGCCGGCCTACTTCCACCACATAGTCAACGCGGCCAACACCCTTATGGAGGAGCTCGGTTTAACGGTGGACGACTTCGACTACGCGGTCTTCCACCAGCCGAACGTCAAGTTCCCGCTCACCGTTGCCAAGATCCTCGGCATTCCGAAGGAGAAGGTTCTACCCGGCCTGCTTACCGGAATCATTGGGAACACCTACAGCGGTGCCACGATGGTCGGAGTTTCTGCCGTTCTCGACATAGCCAAGCCCGGCGACAGGATTCTGTGGGTTTCCTTCGGTTCCGGCGCTGGAAGCGACGCCTTCAGCGTTGTCGTTCAAGATGCAATAGAAGAGAAGCGCGAGCTGGCTCCGAAGACCATGGACTACGTGAACAGGAAGAGGTACATCGACTACGCCCTCTACGCGAAGGCAAGGAGGAAGTACATAGTGTGA
- a CDS encoding thiolase domain-containing protein — MRKAVIIGAGMTPVGEHWKLGLRDLAVEALLNAMDDAGIDRVDSLYVGNMVSGPFVEQENLGALIADWAGLGNIPAVKIEAACASGGAAVQEGVKAVLSGLEDVVAVVGVEKMTDAWPSDATRYLAYAADAEWELFHGASFVALNALVMRYYMKAYGYTEEDLALFAVNAHANGAKNPYAMFKRPIKVETVLKSPYVADPLKLFDASPVCDGAASVIITTPEKAKELGVPKEKWVEVAGMGRAIDTISLASREDLLTLKAAKVAAERAYKMAGVEPKDIDFFEVHDAFTVMAALSLEALGAAKKGEGAKLAKEGQIAIDADYPIQTMGGLKARGHPVGATGVYQTVEAVLQLRGEAPSQVPDAEVGVTQNIGGTGSNITVNVFRRV, encoded by the coding sequence ATGAGGAAGGCAGTCATAATAGGTGCCGGTATGACCCCGGTTGGCGAGCACTGGAAGCTCGGATTGAGGGATCTGGCAGTTGAGGCGCTCCTCAACGCGATGGACGACGCTGGAATAGACAGGGTGGATTCGCTCTACGTCGGAAACATGGTTTCCGGTCCCTTCGTGGAGCAGGAGAACCTCGGTGCGCTCATAGCCGACTGGGCCGGGCTTGGAAACATCCCAGCCGTTAAAATCGAGGCCGCCTGTGCCAGCGGTGGTGCGGCTGTGCAGGAAGGAGTCAAGGCCGTACTCAGCGGGCTTGAGGATGTGGTTGCGGTAGTTGGAGTCGAGAAGATGACCGACGCCTGGCCGAGCGACGCCACCAGATACCTTGCCTACGCGGCGGATGCCGAGTGGGAGCTCTTCCACGGGGCGAGCTTTGTTGCCCTCAACGCGCTCGTGATGCGCTACTACATGAAGGCCTACGGCTACACCGAGGAGGATTTAGCTTTGTTCGCGGTCAACGCACACGCCAACGGTGCCAAGAACCCCTATGCGATGTTCAAGCGCCCGATTAAGGTTGAGACCGTCCTCAAGAGCCCCTACGTTGCCGACCCGCTCAAGCTCTTCGATGCCTCGCCGGTATGCGACGGTGCGGCATCGGTGATAATCACCACGCCCGAGAAAGCCAAGGAGCTCGGCGTTCCGAAGGAGAAGTGGGTCGAGGTTGCCGGAATGGGGCGCGCCATAGACACCATAAGCCTCGCCAGCAGGGAGGATTTACTCACCCTCAAGGCGGCAAAGGTCGCTGCCGAGAGGGCCTATAAGATGGCTGGCGTCGAGCCGAAGGACATCGACTTCTTCGAGGTTCACGACGCGTTCACCGTCATGGCCGCTTTAAGCCTCGAAGCCCTCGGCGCCGCCAAGAAGGGAGAAGGGGCCAAGCTGGCGAAGGAGGGACAGATAGCGATTGACGCAGACTACCCGATACAGACCATGGGAGGTCTCAAGGCTCGCGGTCATCCGGTCGGAGCCACCGGCGTTTACCAGACGGTTGAGGCGGTACTCCAGCTCCGCGGCGAGGCGCCGAGCCAGGTGCCGGATGCCGAGGTTGGGGTCACCCAGAACATAGGTGGAACCGGTTCGAACATAACGGTCAACGTTTTTAGGAGGGTCTGA
- a CDS encoding Zn-ribbon domain-containing OB-fold protein, which translates to MARPMQVSRYWRHFREKYRLIGGKCENGHVHFPKRSVCPVCGSRNVEEIELSGRGKVISWTIVRNPPSGFEYYKPFPLALVELEEGPIVLAQLTDVDPEEIDFGMEVEVVTKKIREFEEDGIILYGYKFRPVLK; encoded by the coding sequence ATGGCGCGCCCGATGCAGGTTTCCCGCTACTGGAGGCACTTCCGCGAGAAGTATCGCCTTATAGGTGGAAAGTGCGAGAACGGCCACGTGCACTTCCCGAAGAGGTCTGTTTGCCCTGTCTGCGGTTCAAGGAACGTCGAGGAAATCGAGCTGAGCGGAAGGGGGAAGGTCATCAGCTGGACGATAGTGAGGAACCCGCCGAGCGGCTTCGAGTATTACAAGCCCTTCCCGCTGGCTCTGGTTGAGCTTGAGGAGGGGCCAATAGTACTCGCCCAGCTGACCGACGTTGACCCAGAAGAGATAGACTTCGGCATGGAGGTCGAGGTCGTCACCAAGAAGATAAGGGAGTTCGAGGAGGACGGAATAATCCTCTACGGCTACAAGTTCAGGCCGGTTTTGAAGTGA
- a CDS encoding DMT family transporter: MNVTLGVILAISAAFVWALASVLSKVSMRDIDPISLNVLRLILSALFYVPLVIYIGFPHLSPLQWAILIVSGIVGFTLADWFFLEGMNLLGVSRAAILVTFHPILTMFVAHYTLDRPLTFGLLAGAFFIVLAVVVIASEGGSDGETSWRGLAYVFSAQLLWTFAVIVTDWLVKGESAFAVIGLRIGFGALASLVFLPRIQGDVEKLGARGWGLVFVITLLGTILGQYFFALALKLAGSSIATPVTESSPIMASVIAVLFLKERFTEKLGVALVLTSLGILMIALFS; this comes from the coding sequence ATGAACGTAACACTCGGAGTGATACTGGCCATCTCGGCGGCCTTCGTCTGGGCCCTCGCCTCGGTTCTCTCGAAGGTCTCCATGAGGGACATCGATCCAATCTCGCTCAACGTCCTCAGGCTAATCCTGAGTGCTCTCTTCTACGTTCCTCTCGTCATCTACATTGGCTTCCCGCATCTTTCTCCGCTTCAGTGGGCAATCCTCATCGTTTCGGGCATCGTCGGCTTCACCTTAGCGGACTGGTTCTTCCTCGAGGGCATGAACCTCCTCGGCGTGTCCCGTGCGGCGATTCTCGTCACGTTTCACCCGATACTGACGATGTTCGTGGCCCACTACACTCTTGATAGACCCTTAACCTTTGGCCTCTTGGCCGGAGCGTTCTTCATCGTCCTCGCGGTCGTTGTAATAGCCTCAGAGGGCGGCTCAGATGGTGAAACAAGCTGGCGAGGTCTGGCTTATGTCTTCTCGGCCCAGCTCCTCTGGACCTTCGCGGTCATCGTCACCGATTGGCTCGTTAAAGGAGAAAGCGCCTTCGCGGTAATTGGTCTCAGAATAGGCTTCGGCGCCCTCGCCTCCCTTGTTTTTCTTCCGAGAATCCAGGGAGATGTTGAGAAGCTCGGTGCCAGGGGCTGGGGTCTGGTGTTCGTCATAACCCTCCTGGGGACAATACTCGGGCAATACTTCTTCGCTTTGGCCTTAAAGCTTGCGGGCTCGAGCATAGCCACGCCGGTGACCGAGTCGAGCCCGATAATGGCCTCGGTTATAGCGGTGCTCTTCCTAAAAGAGAGATTCACGGAAAAACTCGGCGTTGCCCTTGTCCTGACGAGCCTCGGGATCCTGATGATAGCGCTCTTCTCTTAG
- a CDS encoding GNAT family N-acetyltransferase — translation MSRVRIEKLKKLDQETLERLIEIYMRGYEGMREYGGEGESYAKRYLRWCWDKAKDGFFIAKVDDEVAGFIVCDNDWYSKYEGRTVGAIHEFVVDRRFQGHGIGHRLMEKCLEYLGKHNDRIELWVGEKNEKAIRFYKDYGFRRVGQSGIWVRMVKDLRKGDIENR, via the coding sequence ATGAGCAGGGTAAGGATAGAGAAGCTGAAGAAACTCGACCAAGAAACGTTGGAGAGGCTCATTGAGATATACATGCGGGGCTACGAGGGAATGCGCGAGTACGGCGGTGAAGGGGAGAGCTACGCGAAGCGCTACCTCAGGTGGTGCTGGGACAAAGCTAAGGACGGCTTTTTCATCGCGAAGGTCGACGACGAGGTTGCTGGCTTTATAGTCTGCGACAACGACTGGTACAGCAAGTACGAGGGAAGAACGGTCGGAGCTATCCACGAGTTCGTGGTAGACAGGCGCTTCCAGGGACACGGAATAGGCCACAGGCTCATGGAGAAGTGCCTGGAGTATCTGGGAAAGCACAACGATAGGATAGAGCTGTGGGTCGGGGAGAAGAACGAGAAAGCTATAAGGTTCTACAAGGACTACGGCTTCAGGCGCGTCGGCCAGAGCGGGATATGGGTGCGCATGGTGAAAGACCTGCGAAAAGGAGATATAGAAAACCGCTGA
- a CDS encoding multiprotein bridging factor aMBF1, whose amino-acid sequence MGKAKPRYCEICGAPIRGSGHKIRLEGAEVLVCDRCYEKYGGKKPGTFSIMPTGRQPVRRTYPRPARPRPSSKPRPERPLYTEEIVEDYAERVYRAIQRSGKSYEELSHEIGLSMNDLRAIAHGHREPTIKEAKKLEKYFKITLIERAETEIEKKPSIPRDYEPTLGDIANIKIKKRKKK is encoded by the coding sequence ATGGGGAAAGCCAAGCCTAGATACTGCGAGATATGCGGTGCTCCAATAAGGGGATCCGGCCACAAGATAAGGCTTGAGGGGGCTGAGGTTCTCGTCTGCGACCGGTGTTACGAGAAGTACGGTGGAAAGAAGCCCGGAACCTTCAGCATAATGCCCACCGGCAGGCAGCCGGTGAGAAGAACCTATCCACGGCCGGCCAGGCCGAGGCCCTCCTCCAAACCCAGACCCGAGAGGCCGCTGTATACAGAGGAGATAGTTGAGGATTACGCCGAGAGGGTTTACAGGGCCATACAGCGCTCCGGGAAGAGCTACGAGGAGCTGTCCCACGAGATCGGTCTCTCGATGAACGATTTGAGGGCAATAGCCCACGGCCACCGCGAGCCGACGATAAAGGAAGCCAAAAAGCTGGAGAAGTACTTCAAGATAACCCTCATCGAGCGCGCCGAGACCGAGATCGAGAAGAAGCCTTCAATACCCAGGGACTACGAACCGACGCTCGGTGACATAGCCAACATCAAGATCAAGAAGCGGAAGAAGAAGTGA
- a CDS encoding DUF356 domain-containing protein encodes MRNTMVLVRTDNFQKASIALADLVRYGGMEIRGDPRIIPPALSDWAFEKISGEKPRRRFRAHVIAQIDLPPAKAIGRLMDIHPPAHILVIPPDSEVWEELIRLWSTFEKLRGFHPPKRTKAEELRKKREKEMKNEELDEL; translated from the coding sequence ATGAGAAACACGATGGTTTTAGTAAGGACCGACAACTTCCAGAAGGCTAGCATAGCCCTCGCCGACCTGGTGCGCTACGGCGGCATGGAGATACGCGGCGACCCCAGGATCATTCCCCCCGCCCTCTCAGACTGGGCCTTTGAGAAGATAAGCGGCGAGAAGCCGAGGAGGCGCTTCAGAGCGCATGTGATCGCCCAGATAGACCTACCGCCGGCGAAGGCTATTGGCAGGCTCATGGACATCCACCCCCCGGCGCATATACTCGTGATACCCCCCGACAGCGAGGTCTGGGAGGAGCTGATTCGCCTCTGGAGCACCTTTGAGAAACTCCGCGGCTTCCACCCGCCGAAGAGAACCAAGGCAGAGGAGCTGAGGAAGAAGAGGGAGAAAGAGATGAAGAACGAAGAACTGGATGAACTCTGA
- a CDS encoding TATA-box-binding protein, with product MVDMSNVKLRIENIVASVDLFTQLNLEKVIEICPNSKYNPEEFPGIICRFEEPKVALLIFSSGKLVVTGAKSVEDIERAVNKLIQMLKKIGAKFGRAPQIDIQNMVFSGDIGMEFNLDAVALSLPNCEYEPEQFPGVIYRVKEPRAVILLFSSGKIVCSGAKSEHDAWEAVRKLLRELEKYGLIEEEEEW from the coding sequence TTGGTCGACATGAGCAATGTAAAGCTCAGAATCGAAAACATCGTTGCTTCTGTGGATCTTTTTACGCAGCTGAACCTTGAGAAAGTCATAGAGATATGTCCCAACTCCAAGTACAACCCCGAAGAGTTCCCGGGAATAATATGCCGCTTTGAAGAGCCTAAAGTGGCGCTCCTTATATTCAGCTCCGGCAAGCTTGTCGTTACCGGCGCCAAGAGCGTCGAGGACATTGAGAGGGCTGTAAACAAGCTCATCCAGATGCTCAAGAAGATAGGCGCCAAGTTCGGCCGCGCGCCCCAGATAGACATCCAGAACATGGTCTTCAGCGGTGACATAGGCATGGAGTTCAACCTCGATGCCGTCGCTCTGAGCCTGCCGAACTGTGAGTATGAACCCGAGCAGTTCCCCGGCGTCATATACCGTGTAAAGGAGCCGAGGGCTGTGATACTGCTCTTCTCGTCCGGAAAGATAGTCTGCTCTGGAGCGAAGAGCGAACACGACGCCTGGGAGGCTGTAAGAAAGCTCCTCCGTGAGCTGGAGAAGTACGGCCTTATCGAGGAAGAGGAGGAGTGGTGA